tttttgttttagcatCACAACAATACACAAAATGAATAAGACAGACATATCTTATTTCCTGGCTAAGGAAAGAGATCAAGGTGCTCACTCTGAGCTGCCAGATCTCTCACAGCTCATTTGAGGTGCGAGACCTGGAACCCTAGTCTCTTGAATTTTTAACTCTGGGTTTTTCCCTACAGCATCTAGTGGCCATTTTTATAAGCTTTTGGATGGAAGGAAAAGTTATTCTGGGAGCCTCAGTCCCATTGGAGCTGTGGCATATGCACAACTTACCTGAAGGGATAATGGCTGTGCCCTAAGACTCTCTCTGAGTCTGCTTTGATGTCTGAGATGGCATATTTAAAACAAGTCTTGTTTATGATCTAGTAGATCTGGGAACTTGAGCCTGCTAGTTTCTTCTAAAGCCATTTGGACTCAGTTCTCTGTTCTGTAGTAACTGGCTGTAATCTCATCCCTGAGCAATTTTTTCATAAACACAAACTATTGGTCCCACAAGGATCTGGGAGAGAGTGTcacacctcctctgtgaagcccaTCTCTACTCTTAGCTCCTCAGGTCAGCATAGACTCCTGATATATTACTGCCTTACTTGGAAACCACAGCATATTATTGGATTTTCTGGTTAAAACTACAAAGGAAGGTGTTtccattgtctttattttctacCCATTCTTGTATCTCTCCTACCTCTCAGGCAACTCCCTATGTCTACTTAATACCTCCTGCTATAATTTCAGTCTACTTCCAGTATGACTTCAGTGGGTTGACTCTATATCTTCTTTGCCTCAATCCCTCAGAGTGCTTAGTGGGCTTCCCTTTACTCCTGCATTTGGGGTTTTGTGCTTGAAACTACTATCTATTGTCTTTCCAGGGTCCTAGAGCAGCATAAACTCAACAAGGACCAGTGGGAAGAGCGGATCCAGGTGTGGCATGAGGAGCACCGAGGCATGCTCAGGTAAATATTACCCTAGCAACACTGGGTTCTACTGCTTTTGCAGGGAGAATAAGAATAGGTTCTGGGGGAAAGAGGCAAAGGACTGGGGGCATTGGAGGATGTTGGAGAGAAAGGGATAGGAATGCAATTATAGGGGAAATTAGAGATAGAAGGCAAATTAAGGAtcattatatagttatatatttttgaatgatgGCAACTGATAGCCTAAATAGTTTTTACCATAAAGAAGCAGGAGGGACCTCAGGATCCCTAGAGAGCTTCTGGAGTACCAGGAACTCCTCcccaagaaagaaatgaggaaggagcCCTATAATCATGGCAGATCAATTGGGCACTGTCTAGTTGGggaacaaattttattttaacatcacCACACCATTTGGGCTCTGCTAAGAACATAAGAGGTTTCATTGCAGCTAACATACCAGAGGCTACCAAGAGTCAGCCCACCCTTATTCCCCTTGAAAACCTCAGATCTTAGGCTCCTGTCAGCACGTTTTATTTGACAAAAGTTAGGTTGTGCTCTATTTTCCATCATCTcacctttttcccccttccccccactcccccgcAATTGCAAAGTTCTTTTCAGAAGTGCAGGGCAGATAGGCTATCTCCCTGGGTCTGATTCACAGGTTCCACTCTATAAcagtcccctctccccaccccacctgaaATCTGTTATTTAGGGAAGATGCTGTTCTAGAGTATCTGAAGATtgcccaggacctggagatgTATGGTGTGAACTACTTCAGCATCAAGAACAAGAAAGGCTCAGAGCTGTGGCTGGGGGTGGATGCCCTAGGTCTCAACATCTACGAGCAGAATGACAGGTATAGCTCAGAGTTCTCTTAGTTAATTTGGACTATTCTGACATCTAGGGTTCATCATGAAGTAGGACTCTACCTCCTGGGTCCCACCTGGGTCCCACCTGTTTCTACCTGGATCAGCCCAACTGATTGCACAACCTTCCAGACCTCTAAATCTTGCATTGACTAGACTTGCACTATCCAGTATGGTAGTTGCTGGCTACATGTGGCTATTAAactcttgaaatgtggctactctTTAATTGAGATATACTGTAAGTGTAAACTATACACAAGGCTTTGAAGACTTagtgtgaaaaacagaatgatgaatatctcaatattttttaaatattaatttacatgTTCAAATTACAGACTTTTGGATATACTGGGTTAAATGAAGTGTTCTTATAGTTACTcctacctgtttctttttacttattttcatgtggctactagaaaatttaaaattacatgtgtgCCATTCATTATATTTCCATTGGACAGCATTAGCTTAGTACCCATCCTGTCAGGATTTGTAATTAATCCTACTCCTATAGGATGATTATATGCCTTTTGGCCAATATTACCTCTTGCTACAGACTTATctcacttgcttatttttttccctttgtctgctctttttccctttgtctggTGAGGTTGGATGTAATAAATGATTGTTTcatgtaacttctttttttaaaagatttatttatttattcatgagagacacacagagagaggcagagacataggcagaggaagaagcaggctctctgcaggagcccaatgtgggacttgatcccggaattccaggatcacgcccggagtcagaggcagacactcaaccgctgagccacctaggcatcccaagtTCCATGTAACTCATTAATCTTGGAGCTCATTGTTTACATTCTTCCCAACTGTTAAAACCTTGGGTAGAGAGTCCCAGTAAAATAGGGCTAGAGATTCTTGTGAGAGATTTTTACAAGGTCCATGCCGcaacaaaaaatacaataaaacaaaccTTAGAGTTTGGGACAGGGAATAATAGGTTGGTTGTGGTATCAGGAGATCCATTTTGCACCCTCAATGCTGGCAACTGACCTGGTGATTAACACTGGCTGAGCTGACAATGAATCTTCCTCCTTAAGGAAGAAGTTGGGGGTGCAGAGGGCAAACCACCAGCCCTCTATGTCCTTCTTGTCTTTCCTTTGTCCTGATGTTCTTGTTCTCTACAGACTGACTCCCAAGATAGGCTTTCCCTGGAGTgaaatcagaaatatttctttcaatgACAAGAAATTTGTCATCAAGCCCATTGACAAAAAAGCCCCGGTAAGTGATTCCTCCTCCTGGCCAAGACAGGTACTTGCCAAGACCTGGATACTGTTAGGAGAAATCATGTCATTGTatgtttctctcatttttttttgtggagggGGGTGGGAATAGGAGGCCCAAAAGGAGATTGGCACTGGAAGGGAGCATTGATGACAATACATGACCAGAAGGCATCCTGCGACCTGTGTGTTAGGAAAAGCATAGATGAGGGAGAGCCACAGGCAGTCTAAATGCTGCCCCTTAGCCACTGTCTTCTGCTGTCCTTACGCTCTGGAGTGGAAACAAAGAgtgcatcttattttttaaagcatctagGCTCCAGAAAGTGAAACCGTATAtgtacttaatttatttttaattgtgaagaAAAGACAAGGTCAGGAGTCCAGATCCAAAGATGATCTTCCAAACTTTCTTTTTGGTATAACTTTGCTACTGTACTCTCAAGACTTATTTCCAGAGCaacccaacaacaaaaaagggcTTTGGGTCCAGTCATTCTTCTAACATGCTCACCATACTTTTCACCTACTCAGCTGCCTGTAGCTGATAAGACTGGAAAGCTGGTGATTGAAAGTaggatagaaaacagaaaagggtcTCCTCTTTTGATGTACCTTATGTCTAACAAAGGTCAAAGGCCATGCCGAGACAGAGCCTTCTCATGAGGCCTCAACATTTTTCTCCAGCCCTAAGGTCTCTGAACTTCTGCTGCTAGGCACTTTATATATGTTACTGTGTTTAACCCTCAACAACATTGCCAGGTAGGTAGTAGCATATCTATTTTATAACTGAGAAAATTAATGTTCAAAGAGATAGAGTGATAGGCATTAAGTAGTGCACATGATGTGATGaccactgagtgttatatgcaactgataaatgattgaacactacatctgaaactaattgaatttgaaaaacaaaaacaaaaacaaaaattcccaAAGAGATTTAGTGATTTGCCCAAGATGACACAGCTAAAAATGGTAAATCTGGGGTTTATACATAGGTTATTTGACCTCTAGGGCCCGTGCTCCTTCTACTGCACACTAAGCTATATGAAACAGTAGTAGTTTGGGTTCAGTGGCAGAGGAACTGGTAGTTAGACCATTAGTTGGTAACCTTGGTCCAGTAGAATTTgtagtgaaaaactgagactcactggattttctctgtgtgtgtgtgtgtgtgtgtgtgtgtgtgtgtgtgtgtgcggttttacttttttcttaaactgCTGCTGTATTCAAGTTTTGGGAAAAGGTAGGTAACAAAGCCAGCTGAGATTGAGGGTTTATTTAGAAAACGACAACCAGGACAATCAATGTtcagatttatgtatatatttacaactTGCCTTATTCCAAAAAATGATTTATGGGGCTTTTGTCTAGGATATGCTTTTATGAGATTACAGAAACAATCCAGCCCTCCATACTGCACTCATCAGTGTATTTTGCAGGGATTATTGGGCCTCTGAGATTTAGCAGGATCCCTAGTTAGCAGATAGATTCAGTTCCTGTCTTTCAATTAGATTGGGGATATTTTAGGATGCAATGCTTTCATAAGCAAAGGTTGAAAGAAATTGTGGTTTGTCGGAAAGAGCACTAGTTTCAGTGTCAAGAAGCCTGGGTTCTAGTCCTCGATTTGCTAGTAGTCTACTTTGTtatcttggacaagtcacttcaccACTCTGATAATTAATCTTCCTATCTGTAACATGGGAAAATTGGGCTAAATAACCCTTCCAATACTTTCAAAAGGTAGAAGATCACCTTCATCTGTCAGTCCAAACTTATTTTGATTGTTTCCCATCAGGACTTTGTCTTCTATGCTCCCCGGCTGCGGATTAACAAGCGTATATTGGCTCTGTGCATGGGGAACCATGAACTATACATGCGCCGCCGCAAGCCTGACACCATTGAGGTTCAGCAGATGAAGGCACAGGCCCGGGAGGAGAAGCACCAGAAACAGATGGAACGGTAGGTTCTGTGGAACTGGAgtggaggctggagctggggcaaAGAAGGTTCTCAAAACTGTCAATATTGATAAGGAAAGACATGAAGCCATcctgggatggggagagagagagagctgtaaAGGGATGACACCTCCTCCATTAAGTCTCAGGcatatcagggaaatacaaatgaaaatcacaatgagatacctcctcacaccagtgagaatgggggaaattaacaagacaggaaacaacaaatgttggagaggatgtggaaaaggggaaccctcttgcactgttggtggaatgtgaactggtgcagccactctggaaaactgtgtggaggttcctcaaagagttaaaaatagacctgccctacgacccggcaattgcactgctgggcatttaccccaaagatacagatgcaatgaaacgccggaacacctgcaccccgatgtttatagcagcaatgtccacaatagccaaactgtggaaggaacctcggtgtccaccgaaagacgaatggataaagaagatgtggtttatgtatacaatggaatattactcaaccactagaaatgacaaatacccaccatttgcttcgatgtggatggaactggagggtattatgctgagtgaaataagtcaatcagagaaggaccaacattatatgttctcattcatttggggaatataaaaaatagtgacagggaataaaggggaaaggagaaaaaatgagtgggaaatatcagaaagggagacagaacgtgagagactcctaactctgggaaacgaactaggggtagtagaaagggaggtgggcggggggtgggggtgactgggtgacgggcactgaggtgggcacttgatgggatgagcactgggtattattctatatgttggcaaattgaacaccgataaaaaataaatttataaaaaaaaagtctcaggcATTCCCCCTTCCCCAGGAAGCAGGTATTAGAAGCCTAGGATTTCAGAGGCTCACAGGAGGGAGGAGTGTTTCATAGTTCCAGATTTTCTCTGACCCTCATGCCATTGCTCTTCTAAACAGATTCTGAGTTGCTCTGGGCTGTCTGACCAGTGTAGTGGCATTAGCAGAAAGCTCTGTGCAAATTTAAACATGGACTCTGTAGGGATTTTTGAGTGGAATTCAGTAGAACCACCAGAATTTTCCTTATGAAGCCCCTATGCTCTATAATCTCCTTGCTACTGAAAGGCTCAGCAACAGTAACATCAACTGGGGAACTTATTAGAAAGGCAGAATCTGACACCCTACTCCAGACCTACTGATTCAGAATCTGTATCTTAAGATCCTAGGTGATCAGTTCTCCAAAGAAGGAATGCAAATGGCCACAGGCATGTGAAAACCTccttagtcattagggaaatgcaaatcaaaactacagtgaggtaCAGCTTGATAACTCACTAACAtggatataataaataaatatagaaaataatagcTGTTATtaaggacatggagaaattggaactcatgtaaattgctggtggaaatgtttcagctactatggaaaatagtttggtggtttctcaaaaaagttaaacatagaattactatgTGATCccacaattccactcctaggtagatattcaaaataatttgaaacagtACATATACACAAGTATTCACAGCAGTGCTATTTATAATAGTCAGAggtagaaacagcccaaatgtccaacaaatgaatgaataagcattatatagccatacaatggaatattattcagccatgaaaaggaatgaaatactgatatatattacaatgtgaatgaacctctataatattatgctaagttagagaaaccagacacaaaatttcacataccatatgattccatttatatgaaatatccaaaataaataaatctgtaaaggCAGAATGTAGGTTGATGGTTATTAGGGGCTATGGGAAGGAGAGATAGGAAGAAACTCATGGCTATGCGATTTTGCTTTGcgttgatgaaaatgttttggaactagatagaggtggTGAGTGTACAACATtgaaaatgtactaaatgccaccaatttttttttttttgctttctaatgGTTACTATAATGTGAATTTTGCCtcaataagttatttaaaaaataagatcccATGTGATTACTATGCACGTTAAGGTTTAGTAGGTACTCTGTCATAAAGAGTTTGGAGCCTTGGGAGGCTTCTAATCTAGTAGGCTAGAAAAAGAGTCCTTGTTTGAGAGGTTAGACACCAGACTtcttatttattcagaaaaaaattactgagattGAGGGCAGCTTACAGAGCTGGATCTGGCAGGATCTTTCTACCATCAAGGACCTCACAATCtggtagaagaaagagaaacaatataTACATACTGTTCAAGGTATAAATGCTGTGTCATTtttcaatcaaatatttattgagcagtgaaaaataaaacagacaaaaatctctatCCTCAGGAAGCTGACATTTTAGTGGGATGAAGCAGAAAAAGTAAGCAAATAATAGATATATATGAGATGGTAAGAAgtgctgtggagaaaaataataaagaggagggatggagagaaggatAGGCCAAATATTCTAAGGGCACAGATAAAGAAAGATACCTAGGCTAGGGTGAGAAAGCAACTTCCTGGAAGAAGTTTTGGGGCAAGAAAAAGTGAATACTTGTTCTAGATTTGCAACAAATTCTGGGAAGAAAAAGAGCTTAGAGCTGGGCTTCAGAGGGCCTGCAGAATTAGGCCTAAGGACTGATACCCTAGCCATAGAGATCAGTGGACTTGAAGCAAAGTATCCCAGCACAAAGTCAAAACCTGACTCCCTATAACTATGAGGTAGACAGGGCAGGACTCATTAggtcattttacagatagaggTACTGAGAACAAGAGCAAAGAAATGACATAGCTAGGGTCATCCACTGGTTAGTAGTAGAGAGTAGAGTAGTAGAGCTGGGAGTCCAGGTTGGATCTCCTGACTCTGGGACAAACTGACAGGGTATACTGATGCACATGGGACTATGATGTGAGAACAGGATGTAGAGATAAGGGAATGTGGTCCCAATTCACAAAAGTGCATTGGATGGGTATGAGCTGAGGATCCAGGGCCAGGGAGCCTTAGGGCCTTTTCATGTGACTTattccatcctttcttttttcttagtgcTTTGCTGGAAAATGAGAAGAAGAAACGTGAGATggcagaaaaggagaaggagaagattgAACGGGAAAAGGAGGAACTGATGGAGAGGCTGAAGCAGATTGAGGAACAGACTAAGAAGGCTCAGCATGGTGAGGCTTAGAGTCAGTCACCTTGGAGACTTGGCTTTCCAAGAGCCTCACTACAAGTTGGAGACCCTTCTGCCTGAGCTGCAGACTCAGGCTATATAATCCATATGTGGCTACAGACTGATGAAAGATGGGGCAAGAGGATAAGTGCCCAGAACTTTCTGCCGGCTGTGCCCTGGGTACAGCATTTCTAGGAAGGAAACTAGGTGTTCCTTCCATGTCTGTATGTTTCACCACATTTCCCACTTCTTCTCTTTTCAGAACTGGAAGAACAGACCCGCAGGGCTCTAGAGCTCGAACAGGAGCGGAAGCGTGCCCAGAGCGAGGCTGAAAAATTGGCCAAGGAACGTCAAGAAGCTGAAGAGGCCAAAGAAGCCCTGTTGCAGGCCTCCCGGGATCAGAGGAAGACTCAGGAACAGCTGGTAAAACTAATAAATGGGCCAGGATTGTGGTACATGAATTTTCTCCCCTGTCTGTCTGCCTATTCAGTTACCCCTGCCTGCAGGGCTGGCTTCTTCCAGCAGGGTACCAGTCCACAGGCCCACAGCAGTTAACTTATTCAGAAGTAAGCTATAAAGTCACTGGTGTGGCCCAGAAAGGGATGCAAACAGTCTTCCCcaacccttatttttttttctactttcttagcCCTTGGGGATCCAAGCTGATGACCTGACaatggaaagggaagaaggaaaaaagcaaagggaCTTATATTTAATTGACTACCTACTCTGTGTTACAAGCTATGCTAGcaacttttccttttcccttactTTCTTATTTCCTCTCCTAATAACCCTATGGTATTAAGCTATGTGGGATATTATGCCCAGATTAGGAAATTAGAGCTCAAGAAGGTTTAAGATACTTGTTAAAGATCACACAATGTGGCTGAGTAGGATGAGAACCCATTTTTGCCTCTCTTTGAAGGCTTTGTTCTCTAAAAGCATATGCAATTATGCATTTTTAGACTGTGTCTATGTATTTTTCAGGGGAGGAAGGTGAACATCTTTACTTTCATCTTTACTTACTCTTTTGACTCAAAAATTATAACCTATGTCCAAATTCCTTGATATATGCTCTTCTCCTCTACTGTTTGGAGTCTGAGTGTAGGAACTAAGACCTAATTACCAGGGGGAAGCTTCCTCTAGGAGATATGTCAAAGGTGTGAGGATGTGCATAAGCTTTTCCCTTGTTTAGATTCCCTTGTGACACTACAGTGCCTTTCTTATACTTGTCCTGGGAGGAGTCTTAGTGGAGCCCCCTGAGCATTCTAGGAAAACAGGAAAGAGTCTGGCACTTTAGGCAGTGACATGGTGATCTCCATAGCTTTACAGAGGCCCTAAATATGCAGTGGGCAGTAgtgcatgtgagagagaaagagagggggagggagggatagagagaaagaaagatagagagaTGAGGAAGAAATAGATGATGTGTTTGTGTTCAGGTGGTCTGTTTAGGTGCAGATCTGTGACttataaggaaatattttggaGTTGATGAGAAATAGTAGATCTGGGAATCAGAGTGGTCCaccaggcttcctggaggaggtgtggTAAAAGGGCTTCCAGGATGGTTTGCAAGTGGAACAGCAGTTTCTCCAGGGGAACTGGGGTTGAAGATAACCTGGGTCCTGAGGACCAGAAGGCTCAGATATCACAACCTTCCAATTTATCCATAGGCCTTGGAAATGGCAGAGTTGACAGCTCGAATCTCCCAGCTGGAGATGGCCCgacagaaaaaggaaagtgagGCTGTGGAATGGCAGCAGAAGGTGAGACACAATGCCCAGAGGAAAAGCATTATTTGAAAGGGTCCCACATGCATAGGTTTTGATTCCTTAGATTCCTCAGATTTGAGATCCTTactccttccatccttccttgaCAGCAGGTTAGCATGGGAGAAGGAGCCTGAGGCTTTCTCACATACTTCCCAGAATACTCTAGTGCACCTGGGAAGTTGGTAAATCGCTCCTATTGTACAGATGCAGAAATTAAAGGCAGACAAAATGACTTGGTCTACCTGGTGCCTGCCTCCTGCTGGGCCATTCTATGCACATGTAGGATGCTATAAGTTAGCCTGATCTGACTGCTGGTTCTTTTGCCCTCTGTTACTGGACAGGCTCAGATGGTACAAGAAGACTTGGAGAAGACCCGTGCTGAGCTGAAGACTGCTATGAGTACACCTCATGTAGCTGAGCCGGCTGAGAATGAGCAAGATGAGCAGGATGAGAATGGAGCAGAGGCCAGTGCTGACCTGCGGGCTGATGCCATGGCCAAGGACCGCAGTGAGGAGGAACGTACCACCGAGGCAGAGAAGAATGAACGTGTGCAGAAGCACCTGAAGGTATCCCAGCAGGGGCAAAGGCTCAAAGATACCATGCCTTGTCATGGGGGTTAGGTTAGTCTGTCTCAATGGAGTATGGGAGTTGGAGCCTTTTTCTAACAAGAGTTTTAAGGATAGACATCCATCACTTATTCATCAGACCTTGGGCTACctcttacttttgtttttttgccccATGCTCCATTTACCTCTTGTACTCAGAAAATACCCTGACCCAATTTCTAGCTGAATCTTTGATACATTTTTCTACTCTCAGAGAATACTTACCACCAATCAATTGGTCCCCTAAGTTTGtggagattttgttttattcttttccctcaCTGCAGTCACAACAGAGCTAAAAATGGCCCTcaaaaatgtgtatgtttttgtgtaGAAAGAGAGGAGTGAaggagtgtgtgcgtgtgtgtgtgtgtgtgtgtgtgtctatgtgtagagagagagagagagagagagagagagagagagagagagagagattgaatcTGGTTAAATAGGGGGAGGGAAAGCAAGAGCAAGCCATTAACACCTCATACCCCTTACACTCTCACAGGCCCTTACTTCAGAACTGGCCAATGCCCGTGATGAGTCCAAGAAGACTGCCAATGATATGATCCATGCTGAGAACATGCGACTTGGCCGAGACAAATACAAGACCCTGCGTCAGATCCGGCAGGGCAATACCAAGCAGCGTATTGATGAGTTTGAGTCCATGTAATGCTCACCCAGCCTCTAGGgactcccctcccttctcccttgcccCCACACTCCTGTACTCTTGCTAGCTCACACTGTGCTGAAGCCACTAACTAGAGCAGCCCTGGAGTCATGCCAAGCATTCAGTGCCACTATGGGACCAAACCTAGCCCCTcatccctccctcacttccttggGCAAATAAATGGCTCACTATGGTGCCAATTgggccctctcctccccctctgtcACATTTTAATCTAGCTTACTTAGAAGAGACCACTTCCCTTGCTCAGAGGCACTTCCCACTTGATTGGGGAAATACCCCCACATTTACTGTTCTCTAGAACCGAAGCATGGTATAGATTGAAAACTAGCCCTCATCCCTGCCTTGTAACTGCCTTTCTTTTCAGGGTCCTGTGATTTGCACAATTGGAATAGCACAAGGTttagggaaggaggcagggccCTAGGTATATACTCTAGGATGTCAATTGACCTAGGATTAGACCTTCcaatgtccatttcttctagagttATGTAGGCTTTATAATGATTGGAAGCTAAAGAGATGTTCAGTCATTCTTCCCTATACCTCCCAGTTTGGACCTGTTACAAACTCAATTCTTAGAAGTCTTGTCCCTGAGTTCAGGAATTCAGTTTCTCCTCACAGTGAGATGGGAGGAGACAGTACCTTCAAGAGACTTCAGCAACATCTTAGAAACTTATTGGCCATTCTATTCAGGCAAGACTGGTTAGAAGATCCTCCCCGATGCCTTATGGGAACCTAGGCTTGTTTCAAGTGAACTCTATGAGCAAAGGTATCCCTTACTATTACTCCGGGTTCTTCCCTTCTTGGGATCTGCCCCTCTGCATTCTAGTTCCCAATTACCCCCAGCTAGAGTGGTAGGGATGGTTACCCAAAAACCTAGCCAGCCCTATCCAGGACTCTTGCCAAAGAGGGGAAATGTTCACATTAGGCTTCAGAGAGCTATTGGAGACTTTGACCTGATCCCTTCTACACTTTAACCTCTTTCTCTCAACACAGGAGTAACCTCCTCCTCTCTATTTCATGTGTGCTCTTTTATTCTCTAC
The window above is part of the Vulpes lagopus strain Blue_001 chromosome X, ASM1834538v1, whole genome shotgun sequence genome. Proteins encoded here:
- the MSN gene encoding moesin yields the protein MPKTINVRVTTMDAELEFAIQPNTTGKQLFDQVVKTIGLREVWFFGLQYQDTKNFSTWLKLNKKVTAQDVRKESPLLFKFRAKFYPEDVSEELIQDITQRLFFLQVKEGILSDEIYCPPETAVLLASYAVQSKYGDFNKEVHKSGYLAGDKLLPQRVLEQHKLNKDQWEERIQVWHEEHRGMLREDAVLEYLKIAQDLEMYGVNYFSIKNKKGSELWLGVDALGLNIYEQNDRLTPKIGFPWSEIRNISFNDKKFVIKPIDKKAPDFVFYAPRLRINKRILALCMGNHELYMRRRKPDTIEVQQMKAQAREEKHQKQMERALLENEKKKREMAEKEKEKIEREKEELMERLKQIEEQTKKAQHELEEQTRRALELEQERKRAQSEAEKLAKERQEAEEAKEALLQASRDQRKTQEQLALEMAELTARISQLEMARQKKESEAVEWQQKAQMVQEDLEKTRAELKTAMSTPHVAEPAENEQDEQDENGAEASADLRADAMAKDRSEEERTTEAEKNERVQKHLKALTSELANARDESKKTANDMIHAENMRLGRDKYKTLRQIRQGNTKQRIDEFESM